Proteins from a genomic interval of Shewanella seohaensis:
- a CDS encoding IS110 family RNA-guided transposase codes for MKITTIGLDIAKSVFHAVGVDKAGKVLKKKMLRRKDLLPFLAQIEPCLIVMEACSGANYWAREFELLGHSVKLIAPQFVVPFRQGNKNDYNDALAIAEAAQRPNMRFVKPKSVEQQDVQLLHRMRERLTKQSTALINQVRGMLAEYGIVIAKSKSAFKVQFPEILANETNALTTKGRAIFYQLYEEFSDIEKRLKGCDAQVLTETKNNVICQRLETIPGIGPVTATAFYAAADDGKDFTNGRHFSAWCGLVPKQHSSGGKDNLLGISKRGNAYLRTLFIHGARAVLQHSQNKQDKFSCWAIQLAERRGFNRACVAVANKLARMAWVIAAHDEEYRLPASC; via the coding sequence ATGAAGATTACTACAATCGGTTTAGATATCGCAAAGTCTGTTTTTCATGCTGTTGGTGTCGATAAAGCTGGCAAGGTACTCAAAAAGAAAATGCTTAGACGCAAAGACTTGCTGCCCTTTCTCGCTCAAATTGAGCCTTGTCTGATTGTGATGGAAGCCTGTAGTGGCGCAAATTACTGGGCCAGAGAATTTGAGCTGTTGGGCCACAGCGTCAAGTTAATTGCTCCTCAATTTGTCGTGCCTTTTCGGCAAGGTAACAAAAATGACTATAACGATGCCTTAGCCATCGCTGAAGCTGCGCAGCGACCCAACATGCGGTTTGTAAAACCTAAAAGCGTCGAGCAGCAAGATGTGCAATTGCTCCACCGTATGCGGGAACGATTAACTAAGCAATCAACAGCCTTAATCAACCAAGTGCGAGGCATGTTAGCAGAATACGGCATCGTGATAGCCAAAAGTAAATCGGCTTTTAAAGTACAGTTCCCTGAGATTTTGGCTAACGAAACTAATGCGCTGACTACCAAAGGTCGGGCCATTTTTTATCAGTTATATGAAGAGTTTAGTGATATAGAAAAACGGCTTAAGGGTTGTGATGCTCAAGTACTCACCGAAACGAAAAACAATGTGATTTGCCAGCGTTTAGAGACTATCCCTGGTATTGGTCCTGTCACTGCTACCGCCTTTTATGCCGCCGCTGATGATGGTAAAGACTTCACTAATGGCAGGCACTTTTCAGCTTGGTGCGGCTTGGTTCCCAAGCAACACAGTAGCGGAGGTAAAGATAACCTCCTTGGGATAAGCAAGCGGGGAAATGCGTATTTACGCACCCTGTTCATTCACGGCGCCAGAGCGGTGTTGCAACACAGCCAGAATAAGCAAGATAAGTTTAGTTGCTGGGCAATCCAGTTAGCAGAGCGCCGAGGCTTTAACCGAGCTTGTGTGGCCGTCGCCAATAAACTCGCGAGAATGGCATGGGTTATCGCAGCGCATGACGAAGAATATCGACTTCCAGCATCGTGCTGA
- a CDS encoding nitrate reductase cytochrome c-type subunit: protein MKTFKLVSAFSALAFSTLMMTSVTAASIPEDRIDTLRQAPINVEPTPPAMQAVLNKDIKEMRNYPMQPPVIPHKIEGYQLDLKVNKCMSCHARHRTGDSQAPMVSVTHYMDRDNNFLAELSPRRYFCTQCHVPQLDAKLLVENDFVDMDHLIKANTEQKTH from the coding sequence ATGAAAACATTCAAATTAGTCTCAGCATTCAGTGCGCTTGCCTTCTCCACCCTGATGATGACCAGCGTGACGGCGGCGAGCATTCCTGAGGACAGAATTGATACTTTGCGCCAAGCGCCAATCAACGTTGAGCCTACTCCGCCCGCCATGCAGGCGGTGCTGAACAAAGATATCAAAGAGATGCGTAACTACCCGATGCAGCCACCGGTGATCCCGCACAAGATCGAAGGTTATCAGCTCGATCTTAAGGTCAACAAGTGTATGTCATGCCATGCCAGACACCGCACGGGGGATTCCCAAGCGCCTATGGTCAGCGTGACGCACTATATGGATAGGGATAACAACTTCTTAGCCGAGCTTTCGCCAAGACGTTACTTCTGCACTCAGTGCCATGTGCCGCAACTGGATGCCAAATTACTGGTCGAGAACGACTTTGTGGATATGGATCATCTGATTAAAGCCAACACTGAGCAGAAAACACACTAG
- a CDS encoding chaperone NapD translates to MSKELHITSLVVQVMPHKMADVRQHIMAIENAELSVNNEVKLVVVLEGDSQRALMDGIEQINAIPGVLSATMVYHQSEELEEGEE, encoded by the coding sequence ATGAGCAAAGAGCTTCATATCACGAGTCTAGTGGTGCAAGTCATGCCTCACAAAATGGCGGATGTTAGGCAACACATTATGGCGATTGAAAATGCCGAACTCTCTGTTAATAACGAAGTGAAACTCGTCGTCGTACTTGAAGGTGACTCCCAACGTGCCTTGATGGACGGTATCGAACAGATTAATGCCATTCCTGGCGTCTTGTCCGCCACTATGGTTTACCACCAGAGTGAAGAGCTCGAAGAGGGTGAAGAATGA
- a CDS encoding IS3-like element ISShes2 family transposase (programmed frameshift), with the protein MTTSINSSRKRTQRDYTLAFKLGVVERVEKGEMTYKQAQAHFGIQGRSTVLVWLRKHGRLDWSKPFQHPLMPKSKETPAETIKRLERELAEEKLRNQILNGMVDIMDNEYGAGLRKKVLIRYIWQAKGNGEINLAAACRAAGMSRQGIYQAVARMESRRAELSVIQDWVQYWRKYMPRLGARKLYTLIKSRLVEHDIKLGRDGFFTYLRSEGLLLKPKKSYTKTTFSKHWMKKHPNLLKEEGLHDAGHVLVSDITYLESDQGVHYLSLVTDASSRKIVGHHVSKDMKAESVVKALKMAIKDKRYIGNAVHHSDRGLQYCSAVYQNALQASQIQPSMTDGYDCYQNALAERVNGILKQEFLLHRCRTFAELKILVRESIAIYNDMRPHLSLNMATPNQVHNRKGQLLELA; encoded by the exons ATGACAACATCAATTAACTCAAGCCGTAAGCGCACACAACGAGATTACACCTTAGCCTTTAAATTAGGCGTTGTAGAGCGTGTTGAAAAAGGCGAAATGACGTACAAACAAGCCCAAGCCCATTTTGGTATTCAAGGCCGTTCAACGGTACTCGTTTGGCTTAGAAAACATGGTAGACTCGATTGGTCGAAACCTTTTCAGCATCCCCTTATGCCTAAGTCAAAAGAAACCCCTGCCGAAACGATCAAGCGCCTTGAACGTGAGTTAGCAGAAGAGAAACTGCGTAACCAAATCCTCAATGGCATGGTTGATATCATGGACAATGAATATGGAGCAGGCCTCAGAAA AAAAGTACTTATCCGGTACATCTGGCAAGCAAAAGGCAACGGAGAAATAAACCTCGCTGCCGCATGTCGTGCTGCGGGTATGTCGAGGCAAGGTATTTATCAGGCAGTTGCTCGAATGGAAAGTCGTAGAGCTGAGCTATCGGTCATCCAAGACTGGGTCCAGTACTGGCGTAAATATATGCCAAGGTTAGGGGCCCGTAAGCTCTACACGTTGATAAAATCCAGGCTGGTTGAGCACGATATTAAACTCGGGCGAGATGGGTTCTTTACCTATTTGAGAAGTGAAGGTTTACTGCTTAAACCAAAGAAAAGCTACACAAAAACCACGTTCAGCAAACACTGGATGAAGAAGCATCCTAATCTGCTGAAAGAGGAAGGACTGCATGATGCAGGGCATGTACTGGTCAGTGATATCACCTATCTTGAGTCAGACCAAGGTGTGCACTACCTGTCACTGGTCACCGATGCGAGTTCGCGTAAGATAGTCGGTCATCACGTGAGTAAAGACATGAAAGCCGAGAGTGTGGTGAAAGCGTTAAAAATGGCCATCAAAGATAAACGCTATATCGGCAACGCGGTGCATCACTCAGACAGAGGTTTACAGTACTGCTCAGCTGTTTATCAGAATGCGCTTCAGGCGAGCCAAATCCAGCCGTCAATGACGGATGGTTATGATTGCTACCAAAATGCATTAGCAGAAAGAGTGAATGGCATACTGAAGCAGGAGTTTTTACTGCACCGATGTAGGACATTTGCGGAGCTGAAAATACTTGTTAGAGAATCGATAGCAATATACAACGATATGAGACCGCATCTGAGTTTGAATATGGCAACCCCTAATCAGGTGCACAATAGAAAAGGCCAGCTACTGGAGCTGGCCTAA
- a CDS encoding CBS domain-containing protein — protein MDSIKIRDHMDRQPVLLRANMSLATAVEKLLDNNKMGAAVVDDNGDLVGFLSQQDCLAVMLKSSYHCDMTSVVKDCMRTEVLYVGPDDSILQLAEQMLGSKPKIYPVVEQGKVVGTINRTNVLRAMNVYMQQCYLAPA, from the coding sequence ATGGATTCAATAAAAATACGCGACCATATGGATCGTCAACCCGTATTGCTACGCGCCAATATGTCGCTGGCCACTGCGGTTGAAAAACTGTTAGACAATAACAAGATGGGTGCCGCCGTCGTGGATGATAACGGCGATTTAGTGGGCTTTTTATCCCAGCAAGATTGTTTAGCCGTGATGCTAAAGAGCAGTTATCACTGTGATATGACCTCAGTGGTAAAAGATTGTATGCGCACCGAAGTCTTGTATGTCGGTCCCGATGACAGCATTTTGCAATTAGCAGAGCAAATGCTTGGCTCTAAACCTAAGATTTATCCCGTGGTTGAGCAGGGCAAAGTCGTCGGCACCATTAACCGCACGAATGTGCTGCGCGCCATGAATGTGTATATGCAGCAATGTTACTTAGCACCCGCCTAA